Sequence from the Desulfobulbaceae bacterium genome:
CCGATCCTATTATTAGTCGGCTGAACGAAGGTAAGGTAGTTGTGGTTGCGGGATTTCAGGGCGTTACTGAGGGTGCTGATATAACCACCTTAGGACGAGGAGGTTCTGACACCACAGCAGTCGCCTTGGCGGCAGCCCTTAAGGCTGATCAATGTGAGATCTATACAGATGTGGAGGGTGTGTATACCACTGATCCCAATATCTGTTCGTCCGCTCGCAAGATCGATAGAATATCCTATGATGAAATGTTGGAATTGGCCAGTCTTGGGGCTAAGGTTCTGGATATCCGATCTGTGGGATTTGCTAAACGATATAATGTACCTGTTCATGTTCGGTCAACATTTACCGATGCCGAAGGAACTATGGTTGTAAAGGAGGATAAAGATATGGAATCAATGATGGTTTCCGGGGTCACCTATAACAAGAACGAGGCGAGAATTACCTTGTCCAAGGTGCATGATGTTCCAGGGGTAGCCTCTAAAATTTTTACCCCGATTTCCGGCGCTGGAATTGTGGTTGATATGATCATTCAAAATACCAGGGAAGGGGAATTAACCGATATGACCTTCACGGTCCCCCGTTCAGACTATAAAAAAGCTATGGCCATCGTTAAAGATATTGTCTCTGAAATCGGGGAAGGATATCTCTCGGGCTCAGAACAGATAGCCAAGGTCTCCATCGTCGGGGTCGGGATGCGCAACCATTCAGGCATTGCTACCACTATGTTTAGAATTCTGGCTGACGAGGGGATTAATATTCAAATGATCAGCACCTCGGAGATTAAGGTCTCCTGTGTTATTGATGAGAAATATACCGAACTGGCCGTGCGGGCTCTGCATGATGGCTTTGGCTTGCACAGGGCCAGCGCCCCTGGCCAAGATTAACTGCTAAGACTTGGTCTGCAGGTCAAGCCGTCTTTTTTATAATCGGCATTGACCATGAATATACAAGAGGTTTGACATCATGGTAAAAGAAGTAACAATATACGATACCACCCTGCGAGATGGGACTCAGGCTGAAAACTTCAATCTGTCTGTTGATGATAAAATTCGAATCACCCTTAAACTTGATGAACTGGGGATCGACTTCATTGAAGGCGGCTGGCCAGGATCAAATCCGACCTCAGTTCAATTTTTTCAAGAGATACAAAGTTATAATCTGAAACATTCTAAACTGTCGGCCTTCGGTAGCACCAGACTGTTCAGTAATCCAGCGTCTCAGGATGCAAACCTTCAGGCCCTGCTCGCAGCTAAGACACCATGTGTAACCATCTTTGGAAAGACGTGGGATATCCATGTTGATATTGCACTACGCATTTCACTAGAGGATAATCTGACCATTATCGATGAGTCCCTTCGCTATCTGCGTCCCTATGTTGAAAAACTCTTTTACGATGCGGAACATTTTTTTGATGGATTCAAGGCAAACCCCAGCTATGCCCTGACCACCATTGAAAAAGCTTATCAGGCAGGATCTGACTGCCTGGTTCTTTGTGATACCAATGGAGGAACGTTGCCCACAGAAATCGCCCACATCATGGACGAAGTGAAGCGTTACTTTGATCAGAAAAAGATTACACCAAATCTAGGCGTCCATGTTCACAACGATTCAGAGACCGCAGTTGCTAATTCACTGGTGGCAGTCGACCATGGAGCTACCCAGATCCAAGGTACCATCAATGGTTTTGGAGAGCGTTGCGGCAATGCCAACCTGACCTCGATTATTCCTGGATTGGCATTAAAAATGAATTGCTCCTTTGCCGCTGCCCAACATTTGTCAAGATTGACCGAAGTCGCCCGTTTCGTCAATGAACTGGCCAATCTTCCTCACAATAAATACCAACCCTATGTCGGCGCCGCCGCCTTCGCTCATAAAGGTGGCATTCATGTGGCAGCAGTCCAGCGCAATCCTTTAACCTATGAGCATATTACTCCAGAAAAGGTTGGCAACATCAGGAGGATTCTTATCTCCGATCAGTCTGGTAAGAGTAACGTGCTGCATAAGGCAAAAAAATTCGGTCTGGATCTGGAAAGCACCGATCCTCTGGTAACTACAATTCTCAAACGTTTAAAGGAATTGGAAAACCAGGGCTTTCAATATGAAGGCGCCGAGGCCTCATTTGAACTATTGATGCGCCGAGCCATGGGGACAATGCCCATTTTTTTTGAACTGAAGGGGTTCACTGTCCTCAACCATAAGGATACCCCTGAAGGGGCGACCAAGGCCGAGGCCACCATCCAGCTTGAGGTGGGAGGGGAAACTGTACACACCGCCTCTATGGGGGAAGGACCTGTTAATGCTTTGGATAATGCGCTACGCAAGGGCCTCACCTGTTTTTATCCACAGCTAGAGACTATGTCCCTCAGCGATTATAAAGTTCGGGTCTTGGCGTCAGAGCATGGCACCGGAGCACAGGTGCGGGTATTGATTGAGTCGACAGACGGCAAAAGTCAGTGGGGTACGGTCGGAGTGTCCCATGATATTATCGAGGCCAGTTGGCAAGCCCTGGTTGACGGTATCTCCTACAAACTTCTGAAGGATAAACTTACTCAGCAGGAGGCCAAAAAACAGGGGTGCTGATTATTAACTCATGATCATTACAATGATTGATGGTACGCATCAAGAAATTAAGAATGAACGACATGGCAGAGATCGGCGGTCCCTGGTTCTGGTCTTGGTAGGTCTTGGGATCTTGATCCCGCACCTTATTGCATTGCTTCTCTCATTTACCACACTAAGAGTTCGTCCCAGCGAAAATGTCAGTCTGGTCTGGACAGACCGGACTGACCATCTCCCTGAAGGGTTGTATTGGCTCGACAACAATGGTTTGCATATCAACCAGGATAAAAGATTTTCCTGGTCGACTCATCTTCCTACTCATGCAGCCCCCTTATTTTTTCAACCAATCTCAATCAATCTGGCTGACCGGGATACGCTCATGATTATCCCCGGCATTGGCAGTAAGATTGCAGAAGCAATCATTCAATATCGGGACAGGGCAGGGGGGATTAAGGATAAGGAAACCTTGATGAAAATTGATGGTATCGGCTCAAAAAAATCCGCTACGATCACAGACAATGTCAACTTTGATGATTGAGAAGAATTAGTTTAATTGAGCCGCCACTACAACATCCACTCCCCCAGGGTGATCTGAATCAGGCCCTAACCAAACCTTATTTATTGCGTAACCCTTTCCACCAACTCTGCCATATTACGGCGGATTTGCTCAAACCCCGCCTCTGTCACTCCAGCGCCTAAAGCAACGATCTTGGCCATACTTGCAGTTAAAAAATCACCAGGACCATGGGCATCAGCATTTACCACAAGCTTGGCGCCAAAACGTAAAGCCATGGCTGCAACGTGACCGTTCGTTAGAGAGTGTCCTTTGCGAGCCGACAACTCAAGGAGTATGCCCCTACTGGCTGCCATCCTGGTCTCCTCTTCACTAATGAATCCAGGATGAGCCAGGATATCGACACCGGCCTCAATGGCAGCCAAATTGGTGCCAGGTACAACCGGTTCAACTACCGTCTCTCCATGGCCCACGACAATAAGCGCCCCAAGACGTCGCGCCTCTTCCGTCAAATCTTTGAACATTCCTGGTGGCACATGGGTCAATTCGATTCCCGGAATCAGTCTCGTTACAGAATGCTGGTTAAGGTCGGCGGCAACCTTAACAATCCGCGGGACAATAAAATCAAGATTTGAGGAATCGGCATGATCAGTAATCGCTACGGCATGATAACCCAAAACTTCTACCCGGCGCAAATGTTCGGCGGGTACCAGGACGCCGTCACTGAAGAAAGTGTGGGTATGCAGATCAATCATTATTTTATTTCTCCACGTAATGAATGTTGGCAAGCTTCAGTAATTAAAATATCGACCATCTGCCCAGGGAACAATGGCACAGTGGACTCAAAATGAACTATATGGTTGGAACTTGTCCGCCCATGCCATTGGCCGTCTTTACTAACTTGTTCACTCTCTACCATAACCCGCTCTAGACGGTTATGGTATTCACGGTTACGTTCAAAGACGATCTCGTCAATTTTTTTGTGCAATCTGGCAAGTCGCTCAGTCTTGATTTCTTCTGACAATTTGTTGTCAAAATCAACAGATTTTGCCTGGGGACGATCAGAATACTTAAACGAAAATACTCCATGATAACGAACTTCGTTAACAAGTGCGAAAGTCTCTTCGAAATCCGCCTCTGTTTCACCGGGGAAACCAACAATGATATCAGTGGTGATTGCAATATCCGGTCGGCTTGTTCGCAACTCATCGACTAAAGCCAAATAGCGATCTCGGGTATAATTACGATTCATTCGCTTAAGTACCTGGTCAGAACCGGACTGAACCGGAAGATGAAAATGAGAGCAGAGGACAGGGAGGTCGGCAAAAGTCTGCGTCAGTTCAGTCGTAAGATCTTTAGGGTTTGAGGTGGTGAAACGGAGACGCTCCAAGCCATCAAGCCCAGCTACAGCCCGAAGCAATTCTGCAAAGGTGTGAATTTGTTTGCCCTGTTGATCTCGTCCGTAGGAATTAACATTTTGGCCAAGTAGGGTGATTTCCTTAACCCCATGGTCAACGAGCAGTCTGGCCTCAGCAATAATGTCTGAAAAAAGACGGCTTACCTCCCTCCCTCTGGTAAAGGGAACGACACAATAAGTGCAAAAATTATTACATCCCTGCATAATAGTGACGAACCTTTTATGACTGGGGCCACGTCCCATTTCTGGCAGAAAAGGAGGTATTACGAAGGAGGGCGATTGATCAATGGCGACAATCCGCTTGCGGTCACACTTGAGGTCATCAAGTAGAGCAGGGAGGTTGTAAATGTTCTGCGGCCCCAGCACTAAGTCAACATACGGCATTCTCTGTAATATTTTTTGCCCCTCTTGTTGGGCAACACAACCAACAACTCCAATGATCAACCCCTCTTTTTTTTGTTTCAAGGCCTTTAACTGACCAAGAAGAGAAAATGCTTTCTGTTCTGCTTTTTCTCGAATGCTACAGGTGTTGACTAATACGATGTCAGCATCAGCGATATCATTGGCTGGCAATGAGTTTTCGGACATCAATTGGGCCATGATTTCCGAGTCACGATCATTCATCTGACAACCGAATGTTTCTATGTAAAATAATGTATTATTAGTCACTTGCTTCTGAGATATAATAAAATTTATTAACTACCTTGATTGGCCGTTGATCCATATGTGACACTATATATTAGATCAGATCATTCAAAGTATGACCCAATTTGTAACAATCAATGCGGCAACTTAGTAAAAGAAGAGTTTTGTTGTTTATGGTTAAGGCCATTTGGCGTCAACGTTTGTTGATTAATAATGACCTCACCAAAAAGTAACGGTGACAAGTCAGCAATGATTGCTGTTAGGTTGTCATGAAACGAAAGGGGATAGCGAATAATAATAGACCCACTCTTTGAGTCAACAGTAGACACGAGTGCCATGCCATCGTACCCCTCAAGGATAAATTTAATAAATCCGATGCGATGAGGGGTAATTTTCAACAAAATGGTTCCAAACTCAGTCGTCATATCTGAATATCTCCATAATCGCAATTAAGCATGTGTTGGTGCATGGAGAGTCTTGGTTCGACCACGTTACAAATAAATTCTGTAGTTTGAGCACTAGCCCTACCGGTAAACTGTCCTGAATCGGCGATCAGGGCAAGGAGTTCCTCAGGGGAAAAAGGAACAGTTGGATCGTTGCCAAGACGCACGAGAAGATCATTATCCTTTCCTTCTTGCTTCACAACCAACCCAGCGGCAATAGAGTGAACTTTGATCACTTCATGCATTTCCTGACGACTCTTTCCTCGCTCCACACAGGCCATTAATATCTTTTCTGTGGCCATAAATGGAATTTCCTGCGAAAGATGACGTTCAATTTGCTTTGGGTAAACAACCATTCCATCAGTTATGTTAACAAATAGCTTTAGAATCGCATCCGTCAACAAGAAGGCCTGAGGGATATCCATTCGACGGATGGCAGAGTCATCCAAGGTCCGCTCAAACCACTGATTGGCATAAGTCGCAGCAAAGTCAGCAGGCAACCCCATCAACTTACGAGATAATCCAGTCATCCTCTCACTACGCATAGGATTGCGTTTATAGGCCATCGCCGAACTCCCCACTTGATCTTTGGCAAATGGTTCCTCTTGCACCTTAAGATTTGACAATAGCCTCAAGTCAACAGCAAATTTATGAGCAGTGGCACCGATACCGGCAAGCGTTTCAGCGGTCTTCATGTCAAGCTTGCGAGTATAAGTCTGACCTGTAACATCAAAAACATCGGTAAATCCAAGCTTTATTGAAACTAACTTATCAAGATCCTTAACTTTCTGGTGATCGCCAGCAAAAAGGTCCATAAAAGACGCCTGGGTCCCGACAGTACCCTTGGCCCCACGAGCTTTGATTTGAGACTCAAGCGCTTCAAGATAGTCGAGATCCATCAGTAAATCTTGCAGATACAGCGTATTGCGCTTACCAACTGTGGTAGGCTGCGCAGCCTGATAGTGAGTGTACCCCAAAGTGGCCAGATCCTTGTGTGTCATGCTGAACCTGGCAAGGTTGGCGATAACATTAACAAGCCCTTTCTTGACAAGCTGCAACGCTTCTTTCTGGATAAGCAGGTCAGCATTGCAACCAACGAATTGAGAAGTGGCTCCAAGATGAATTATGGGCTCGGCCAAGGGGCACTTCTGGCCATAAGCAAAGACATGGGCCATAACATCGTGACGGATTTCTTTCTCTTTGCGAGCTGCCAGATCGAAATCTATATCTAGGGCATGGCGCTTTAATTCATCGACCATTTCTGCCGTGACCAATCCAAGCCCCAGTTCATGTTGAGCTTCAGCCAAAGCGATCCAGCACTGACGCCAGGTCTCGAATTTTTTTTGCTCAGAGAAGAGGTGCTGCATCTCCTTACTTGTGTATCTGCTAACCAACGGCTCTTGATAGATAGTACGGTCCATACATGAAATCCTTTAGCTGAAATATATGAAAAAACAAAGATTAATCATTGAAAGTTAATTTTAATAATAAATTTACCCGATGAAGCGAATGCCTTTTTGGGCAGCGGGAGCAAAAAATCACATGTGGGTCAACGTCGCATAATATATATTATGTTTACAGGAGTGAATGGTAATGAAATTAAACTGTTACCTTCTGCCAATCAGTAAAGACATCAACAAGTCCGATTTTTATCTTGGTATACCCATTGAACCGATCTTCTCTCAGTGAAAACGCGATAGAGAGTTCAGTTTCACCGGCGACTCCTCTTGTCGCGATACTTCCAAAACCAAAACCTATTCCATCTAACCAACGTCCTCCCAAGTAAACCGAAAAGCGCATGTGATTTTTCTCTTTACCAATAACTTGCATATTTCTCAACCTGCATGGCTCACCAGTTATAAAAATGGGTTCACGATTTCCTTGGCCGTATGG
This genomic interval carries:
- a CDS encoding aspartate kinase; this translates as MALIVQKFGGTSVANPEKIKAVAARVLSYTQKGHQVVVVLSAMAGETNRLVGFAHQMQDQPDSRELDVLLSSGEQVTVALFAMAVKAAGHDAISFLGDQVKITTDTMHTKARIISIDTDPIISRLNEGKVVVVAGFQGVTEGADITTLGRGGSDTTAVALAAALKADQCEIYTDVEGVYTTDPNICSSARKIDRISYDEMLELASLGAKVLDIRSVGFAKRYNVPVHVRSTFTDAEGTMVVKEDKDMESMMVSGVTYNKNEARITLSKVHDVPGVASKIFTPISGAGIVVDMIIQNTREGELTDMTFTVPRSDYKKAMAIVKDIVSEIGEGYLSGSEQIAKVSIVGVGMRNHSGIATTMFRILADEGINIQMISTSEIKVSCVIDEKYTELAVRALHDGFGLHRASAPGQD
- the miaB gene encoding tRNA (N6-isopentenyl adenosine(37)-C2)-methylthiotransferase MiaB, which codes for MNDRDSEIMAQLMSENSLPANDIADADIVLVNTCSIREKAEQKAFSLLGQLKALKQKKEGLIIGVVGCVAQQEGQKILQRMPYVDLVLGPQNIYNLPALLDDLKCDRKRIVAIDQSPSFVIPPFLPEMGRGPSHKRFVTIMQGCNNFCTYCVVPFTRGREVSRLFSDIIAEARLLVDHGVKEITLLGQNVNSYGRDQQGKQIHTFAELLRAVAGLDGLERLRFTTSNPKDLTTELTQTFADLPVLCSHFHLPVQSGSDQVLKRMNRNYTRDRYLALVDELRTSRPDIAITTDIIVGFPGETEADFEETFALVNEVRYHGVFSFKYSDRPQAKSVDFDNKLSEEIKTERLARLHKKIDEIVFERNREYHNRLERVMVESEQVSKDGQWHGRTSSNHIVHFESTVPLFPGQMVDILITEACQHSLRGEIK
- a CDS encoding DUF4911 domain-containing protein; the protein is MTTEFGTILLKITPHRIGFIKFILEGYDGMALVSTVDSKSGSIIIRYPLSFHDNLTAIIADLSPLLFGEVIINQQTLTPNGLNHKQQNSSFTKLPH
- a CDS encoding citramalate synthase, whose amino-acid sequence is MVKEVTIYDTTLRDGTQAENFNLSVDDKIRITLKLDELGIDFIEGGWPGSNPTSVQFFQEIQSYNLKHSKLSAFGSTRLFSNPASQDANLQALLAAKTPCVTIFGKTWDIHVDIALRISLEDNLTIIDESLRYLRPYVEKLFYDAEHFFDGFKANPSYALTTIEKAYQAGSDCLVLCDTNGGTLPTEIAHIMDEVKRYFDQKKITPNLGVHVHNDSETAVANSLVAVDHGATQIQGTINGFGERCGNANLTSIIPGLALKMNCSFAAAQHLSRLTEVARFVNELANLPHNKYQPYVGAAAFAHKGGIHVAAVQRNPLTYEHITPEKVGNIRRILISDQSGKSNVLHKAKKFGLDLESTDPLVTTILKRLKELENQGFQYEGAEASFELLMRRAMGTMPIFFELKGFTVLNHKDTPEGATKAEATIQLEVGGETVHTASMGEGPVNALDNALRKGLTCFYPQLETMSLSDYKVRVLASEHGTGAQVRVLIESTDGKSQWGTVGVSHDIIEASWQALVDGISYKLLKDKLTQQEAKKQGC
- a CDS encoding adenylosuccinate lyase — its product is MDRTIYQEPLVSRYTSKEMQHLFSEQKKFETWRQCWIALAEAQHELGLGLVTAEMVDELKRHALDIDFDLAARKEKEIRHDVMAHVFAYGQKCPLAEPIIHLGATSQFVGCNADLLIQKEALQLVKKGLVNVIANLARFSMTHKDLATLGYTHYQAAQPTTVGKRNTLYLQDLLMDLDYLEALESQIKARGAKGTVGTQASFMDLFAGDHQKVKDLDKLVSIKLGFTDVFDVTGQTYTRKLDMKTAETLAGIGATAHKFAVDLRLLSNLKVQEEPFAKDQVGSSAMAYKRNPMRSERMTGLSRKLMGLPADFAATYANQWFERTLDDSAIRRMDIPQAFLLTDAILKLFVNITDGMVVYPKQIERHLSQEIPFMATEKILMACVERGKSRQEMHEVIKVHSIAAGLVVKQEGKDNDLLVRLGNDPTVPFSPEELLALIADSGQFTGRASAQTTEFICNVVEPRLSMHQHMLNCDYGDIQI
- a CDS encoding histidinol phosphate phosphatase domain-containing protein; its protein translation is MIDLHTHTFFSDGVLVPAEHLRRVEVLGYHAVAITDHADSSNLDFIVPRIVKVAADLNQHSVTRLIPGIELTHVPPGMFKDLTEEARRLGALIVVGHGETVVEPVVPGTNLAAIEAGVDILAHPGFISEEETRMAASRGILLELSARKGHSLTNGHVAAMALRFGAKLVVNADAHGPGDFLTASMAKIVALGAGVTEAGFEQIRRNMAELVERVTQ